A genome region from Camelina sativa cultivar DH55 chromosome 10, Cs, whole genome shotgun sequence includes the following:
- the LOC104723278 gene encoding two-component response regulator-like APRR2 isoform X1 produces the protein MFITANDLSKWENFRKGLKVLLLLNGDDDGDGFSAAETRSKLESTDYIVTTFTDETEALSAVFKNPESFHIAIVEVNTNAEKEGFKFLEAAKDVLPTIMISTDHCITTTMKCIALGAVEFLQKPLSPEKLKNIWQHVVHKAFNDGGSKPVKESVVSMLHLDTNMTIDEKDPAPSTPQLKQVSRLGDCQENINCSMENVNSSTEKDNMEDQDIGESKSVDTTNRILDDNKVVVKEERGDSEKEEQGETGDLESERTDLVNCHKKEDDSKPVNKSSKNLSGNKTTRKKVDWTPELHKKFVQAVEQLGIEQAIPSRILELMKVNTLTRHNVASHLQKYRMHRKNSLPKDDHNQRWAHSRENQRPIQRNINGFQQQQRPVMAYPVWGLPSIHHPPRAIPPLWPPPLHCAGQPPPWHWKPPYPTVNGNAWGCPVGQPITGSYYTPNITAGGYQYTNGVETGFKMMPATQPDEEMLDQVVKEAISKPWMPLPLGLKPPSPESVLAELSRQGIPAVPSSSSSFLINGSHRIR, from the exons ATGTTCATTACCGCTAACGATTTATCTAAATGGGAAAATTTTCGTAAGGGACTTaaggttcttcttctcctcaacgGCGACGACGACGGAGATGGCTTCTCCGCCGCTGAGACTCGATCAAAGCTCGAGTCAACAGACTATATCG TTACTACATTCACAGATGAAACCGAAGCTCTCTCTGCGGTTTTCAAGAACCCGGAGAGCTTCCACATTGCTATCGTCGAGGTGAATACGAACGCTGAGAAAGAAGGTTTCAAGTTTCTTGAGGCTGCCAAAGACGTTCTTCCTACTATAA TGATTTCAACCGATCATTGCATCACTACTACGATGAAATGCATAGCG CTTGGTGCAGTTGAGTTCCTTCAAAAACCGCTCTCACCAGAGAAACTAAAGAACATTTGGCAGCATGTTGTTCATAAG GCATTCAACGATGGTGGAAGTAAACCCGTGAAAGAATCCGTTGTCTCGATGCTTCATCTTGATACCAACATGACAATTGATGAGAAGGATCCAGCGCCATCAACCCCTCAActgaaacaagtttcacggttAGGGGATTGCCAAGAAAACATAAACTGCTCGATGGAAAATGTAAATTCCTCGACCGAGAAAGATAACATGGAAGATCAAGACATCGGTGAATCAAAATCAGTCGACACTACAAACCGCATATTAGATGACAACAAAGTGGTTgtcaaagaagagagaggagacagcgaaaaagaagaacaaggcGAAACCGGAGATCTCGAAAGTGAGAGGACAGATTTG GTCAATTGTCATAAGAAAGAAGATGACAGTAAACCTGTTAACAAATCATCCAAGAACTTGTCTGGTAACAAAACTACTCGAAAGAAG GTGGATTGGACACCAGAGCTGCACAAGAAGTTTGTGCAAGCAGTTGAGCAACTAGGGATTGAGCAAGCCATACCTTCACGGATTCTTGAGTTGATGAAAGTAAACACCTTAACAAGACACAACGTAGCTAGTCACCTTCAG AAATATCGGATGCATAGGAAGAATAGTCTTCCAAAGGATGATCATAACCAAAGATGGGCACATTCTAGAGAGAACCAGAGACCAATTCAACGTAACATTAACGGGTTTCAGCAGCAACAACGTCCTGTGATGGCTTATCCCGTTTGGGGTCTTCCCAGTATTCATCATCCTCCACGAGCGATTCCACCTTTGTGGCCTCCGCCGCTGCATTGCGCTGGTCAACCACCTCCGTGGCATTGGAAACCACCTTATCCAACG GTGAATGGTAATGCATGGGGTTGTCCGGTTGGACAACCGATTACCGGATCATATTATACTCCG AATATTACCGCCGGCGGATATCAATACACCAACGGAGTTGAAACCGGCTTCAAAATGATGCCGGCGACTCAGCCG GACGAGGAAATGTTAGATCAAGTGGTAAAAGAAGCGATAAGCAAGCCGTGGATGCCGCTACCGCTCGGGCTGAAACCGCCGTCCCCGGAGAGcgttttggctgagttatcgcgTCAAGGCATCCCAGCCGtcccttcttcctcctcatcattTCTAATCAACGGCTCTCATCGTATCCGCTGA
- the LOC104723278 gene encoding two-component response regulator-like APRR2 isoform X2 codes for MFITANDLSKWENFRKGLKVLLLLNGDDDGDGFSAAETRSKLESTDYIVTTFTDETEALSAVFKNPESFHIAIVEVNTNAEKEGFKFLEAAKDVLPTIMISTDHCITTTMKCIALGAVEFLQKPLSPEKLKNIWQHVVHKAFNDGGSKPVKESVVSMLHLDTNMTIDEKDPAPSTPQLKQVSRLGDCQENINCSMENVNSSTEKDNMEDQDIGESKSVDTTNRILDDNKVVVKEERGDSEKEEQGETGDLESERTDLVNCHKKEDDSKPVNKSSKNLSGNKTTRKKVDWTPELHKKFVQAVEQLGIEQAIPSRILELMKVNTLTRHNVASHLQKYRMHRKNSLPKDDHNQRWAHSRENQRPIQRNINGFQQQQRPVMAYPVWGLPSIHHPPRAIPPLWPPPLHCAGQPPPWHWKPPYPTVNGNAWGCPVGQPITGSYYTPNITAGGYQYTNGVETGFKMMPATQPDEEMLDQVVKEAISKPWMPLPLGLKPPSPESVLAELSRQGIPAVPSSSSSFLINGSHRIR; via the exons ATGTTCATTACCGCTAACGATTTATCTAAATGGGAAAATTTTCGTAAGGGACTTaaggttcttcttctcctcaacgGCGACGACGACGGAGATGGCTTCTCCGCCGCTGAGACTCGATCAAAGCTCGAGTCAACAGACTATATCG TTACTACATTCACAGATGAAACCGAAGCTCTCTCTGCGGTTTTCAAGAACCCGGAGAGCTTCCACATTGCTATCGTCGAGGTGAATACGAACGCTGAGAAAGAAGGTTTCAAGTTTCTTGAGGCTGCCAAAGACGTTCTTCCTACTATAA TGATTTCAACCGATCATTGCATCACTACTACGATGAAATGCATAGCG CTTGGTGCAGTTGAGTTCCTTCAAAAACCGCTCTCACCAGAGAAACTAAAGAACATTTGGCAGCATGTTGTTCATAAG GCATTCAACGATGGTGGAAGTAAACCCGTGAAAGAATCCGTTGTCTCGATGCTTCATCTTGATACCAACATGACAATTGATGAGAAGGATCCAGCGCCATCAACCCCTCAActgaaacaagtttcacggttAGGGGATTGCCAAGAAAACATAAACTGCTCGATGGAAAATGTAAATTCCTCGACCGAGAAAGATAACATGGAAGATCAAGACATCGGTGAATCAAAATCAGTCGACACTACAAACCGCATATTAGATGACAACAAAGTGGTTgtcaaagaagagagaggagacagcgaaaaagaagaacaaggcGAAACCGGAGATCTCGAAAGTGAGAGGACAGATTTGGTCAATTGTCATAAGAAAGAAGATGACAGTAAACCTGTTAACAAATCATCCAAGAACTTGTCTGGTAACAAAACTACTCGAAAGAAG GTGGATTGGACACCAGAGCTGCACAAGAAGTTTGTGCAAGCAGTTGAGCAACTAGGGATTGAGCAAGCCATACCTTCACGGATTCTTGAGTTGATGAAAGTAAACACCTTAACAAGACACAACGTAGCTAGTCACCTTCAG AAATATCGGATGCATAGGAAGAATAGTCTTCCAAAGGATGATCATAACCAAAGATGGGCACATTCTAGAGAGAACCAGAGACCAATTCAACGTAACATTAACGGGTTTCAGCAGCAACAACGTCCTGTGATGGCTTATCCCGTTTGGGGTCTTCCCAGTATTCATCATCCTCCACGAGCGATTCCACCTTTGTGGCCTCCGCCGCTGCATTGCGCTGGTCAACCACCTCCGTGGCATTGGAAACCACCTTATCCAACG GTGAATGGTAATGCATGGGGTTGTCCGGTTGGACAACCGATTACCGGATCATATTATACTCCG AATATTACCGCCGGCGGATATCAATACACCAACGGAGTTGAAACCGGCTTCAAAATGATGCCGGCGACTCAGCCG GACGAGGAAATGTTAGATCAAGTGGTAAAAGAAGCGATAAGCAAGCCGTGGATGCCGCTACCGCTCGGGCTGAAACCGCCGTCCCCGGAGAGcgttttggctgagttatcgcgTCAAGGCATCCCAGCCGtcccttcttcctcctcatcattTCTAATCAACGGCTCTCATCGTATCCGCTGA